A region of Salirhabdus salicampi DNA encodes the following proteins:
- a CDS encoding amino acid ABC transporter ATP-binding protein: MIEVRNLQKSFGELEVLKDISVNVKQQEVVVVVGPSGSGKSTFLRCLNLLESVTGGQVLIEGVDLTDPKTDINEVRTDVGMVFQQFNLFPHKTVMENIILAPMNVKGVSKQQAKETGMQLLEKVGMAEKANAYPDSLSGGQKQRVAIARALAMEPKIMLFDEPTSALDPEMVGEVLEVMKDLAREGMTMVVVTHEMGFAKEVGDRVLFMDGGYVVEENVPKELFDNPQHERTKSFLSKVL, from the coding sequence ATGATAGAAGTTCGTAATTTACAGAAGTCGTTCGGGGAATTAGAAGTATTAAAAGATATAAGTGTAAATGTAAAGCAACAGGAAGTTGTCGTTGTTGTCGGCCCATCAGGTTCTGGTAAATCTACGTTTTTACGATGCTTAAACTTATTAGAATCTGTAACAGGTGGACAAGTATTAATTGAAGGTGTTGATTTAACAGATCCGAAGACCGATATTAATGAAGTCCGTACTGACGTGGGGATGGTATTCCAACAGTTTAATTTATTCCCACATAAAACGGTGATGGAGAATATTATACTTGCTCCTATGAATGTTAAAGGGGTTTCTAAGCAGCAAGCTAAGGAAACAGGCATGCAACTACTCGAAAAGGTTGGCATGGCTGAAAAAGCAAACGCATATCCTGATTCACTATCCGGAGGTCAAAAACAACGCGTTGCCATTGCTAGAGCACTTGCGATGGAACCAAAAATTATGCTGTTTGATGAACCTACATCTGCATTAGACCCAGAAATGGTAGGAGAAGTGTTAGAAGTTATGAAAGATCTCGCCAGGGAAGGTATGACAATGGTTGTCGTCACCCATGAAATGGGTTTCGCAAAAGAAGTCGGTGACCGTGTTCTCTTCATGGATGGCGGTTACGTTGTTGAAGAAAACGTACCGAAAGAACTTTTTGATAATCCTCAACATGAACGAACAAAGTCATTCTTAAGTAAAGTATTATAA
- a CDS encoding amino acid ABC transporter permease — MDFRFDLIAEYGPLFLKGAFLTIGVSLLGILLGCILGLFIGLGKIVQNKWIALPFAWYIHFFRGTPLFVQILLIHFGVVPLFAGTTNALLALVLSLSLNAAAYIAEIFRAGIQSIEKGQMEAARSLGMTHRQAMRHVILPQAFKRMIPPLGNEFIILIKESSLGAVIAAPELMYWGRAMQGQYYRPWEPYLTVAFIYLILTLSLSYLLTRLERRLDTK, encoded by the coding sequence TTGGACTTTCGGTTTGATTTGATTGCAGAGTATGGTCCCTTATTTCTAAAAGGGGCATTTTTAACAATTGGGGTCTCATTACTCGGAATATTACTCGGGTGTATCTTAGGCTTATTCATTGGTTTAGGAAAAATTGTTCAAAATAAATGGATTGCCTTGCCTTTTGCTTGGTACATTCACTTTTTCCGTGGTACACCGTTGTTTGTGCAAATTTTATTAATCCACTTCGGGGTTGTTCCTTTATTTGCGGGTACGACCAACGCATTATTAGCACTTGTTTTATCATTATCTTTAAATGCTGCAGCTTATATCGCAGAAATTTTCCGTGCGGGTATTCAGTCCATTGAAAAAGGACAAATGGAAGCAGCCCGTTCATTAGGTATGACTCATAGACAAGCTATGAGACATGTTATTTTACCTCAAGCATTTAAACGAATGATTCCACCGTTAGGGAATGAGTTTATTATTTTAATTAAAGAATCTTCATTAGGTGCTGTTATTGCTGCTCCAGAATTAATGTACTGGGGGCGTGCCATGCAGGGCCAATACTACCGTCCATGGGAACCGTATTTGACTGTTGCCTTCATATATTTAATACTAACGTTATCTTTAAGTTATCTACTGACTAGACTAGAAAGAAGGTTAGACACAAAATGA
- a CDS encoding GNAT family N-acetyltransferase — protein sequence MGDNIEELSTKDSWERAFPIMYQLRPHLKLDTYIQLVQEAVELDRYKMYGLFEKEQLVSVVGFKPMTTLYYGRFVWVCDLVTKEEHRSKGYGERLLDYVHSWATERDYDHVALSSGLERYHAHRFYEHKMNYEKVSYVFKRSSSNHE from the coding sequence ATGGGGGATAATATCGAAGAATTATCTACGAAGGATAGTTGGGAGCGTGCCTTTCCAATCATGTACCAATTACGCCCCCACCTTAAACTGGATACATATATCCAGTTAGTACAAGAGGCGGTGGAGCTGGACCGATATAAGATGTACGGGTTATTTGAAAAGGAACAGCTTGTATCAGTTGTTGGATTTAAGCCGATGACAACACTTTATTACGGACGTTTTGTTTGGGTTTGTGATTTAGTCACAAAAGAGGAGCATCGTTCCAAAGGTTATGGTGAACGGTTATTAGATTATGTCCATTCATGGGCTACTGAAAGAGATTATGATCATGTAGCGTTATCATCAGGACTTGAACGTTATCATGCCCATCGTTTCTATGAACATAAAATGAATTATGAAAAGGTAAGTTATGTGTTTAAACGTTCAAGTTCCAACCATGAATAG